One stretch of Gemmatimonas sp. DNA includes these proteins:
- the hisD gene encoding histidinol dehydrogenase: protein MTAATALALRARGPLAELDATARRAIVDRSSTTDTTVRSRTTAIISRVREEGDAALLAFARDFDRVELPAIEVPRAAWDAALASLDPELRRVLERSARNIAAVHEAFRPTATECSPEPGIRVGRRPDPLGRVGIYAPGGRAAYPSSLLMGAIPARVAGVGDVIVCSPPGPDGLPSAVVLAAAALAGVDRVFALGGAGAIAAMAIGTATVPRVDRIMGPGNAFVAEAKLQLVADVAIDSPAGPSELLILADHTANPSALARELMAQAEHDPDAAVIAVLVGTPDQASVLSDALEAETLAQIAQAPRAQIVRESLSARGAIVSVASMADGVAFANEWAAEHLLLVVEASVRADTLAALRSAGTIFVGESSSVAFGDYMTGANHVLPTAGAGRSYSGLSTLDFVRWTTWQEVSPAAADRLSRDVGIFADAEGLPAHAAAARAWGVNA from the coding sequence TGCCGAGCTCGACGCCACGGCGCGCCGGGCAATCGTGGACCGCTCCTCGACGACCGACACGACCGTTCGGAGCCGAACGACCGCGATCATCTCGCGCGTCCGGGAGGAGGGCGATGCCGCGCTCCTCGCCTTCGCGCGGGATTTTGACCGGGTCGAGCTACCCGCGATCGAGGTGCCGCGCGCGGCGTGGGATGCGGCGCTGGCGTCGCTGGACCCCGAGCTGCGCCGGGTGCTGGAGCGATCGGCCCGCAATATCGCCGCCGTGCACGAGGCCTTCCGCCCGACGGCGACCGAATGCTCTCCCGAACCCGGTATCCGTGTGGGTCGGCGTCCCGACCCGCTCGGTCGCGTGGGGATTTATGCACCGGGCGGACGCGCTGCCTATCCGAGCTCGCTCCTGATGGGCGCGATCCCGGCCCGGGTAGCAGGGGTGGGCGACGTGATCGTCTGCTCGCCGCCGGGCCCCGATGGATTGCCGTCCGCCGTGGTGCTGGCCGCGGCCGCACTGGCTGGAGTGGATCGGGTGTTCGCGCTGGGCGGCGCTGGGGCCATCGCTGCGATGGCGATCGGCACCGCGACAGTGCCACGCGTGGACCGCATTATGGGTCCCGGCAACGCCTTCGTGGCCGAAGCCAAGCTGCAGCTGGTGGCCGACGTGGCGATCGACTCGCCGGCCGGCCCGAGTGAACTGCTGATCCTGGCCGACCATACCGCCAACCCGTCGGCGCTGGCCCGCGAACTGATGGCGCAAGCCGAGCATGACCCCGACGCGGCCGTGATTGCCGTGCTGGTCGGCACGCCGGATCAGGCGTCGGTGCTGTCCGACGCGCTGGAAGCCGAGACGCTCGCCCAGATCGCGCAGGCTCCGCGAGCGCAGATCGTGCGCGAGTCGCTCTCCGCGCGTGGCGCAATCGTGTCAGTGGCATCGATGGCCGATGGCGTCGCCTTCGCCAATGAATGGGCGGCGGAACACCTGCTGCTGGTGGTCGAAGCGTCGGTGCGTGCCGATACGCTGGCGGCGCTGCGCAGCGCCGGCACGATCTTCGTGGGGGAATCGAGTTCGGTGGCCTTCGGTGATTACATGACCGGCGCCAACCACGTGCTGCCAACGGCTGGCGCAGGTCGCAGCTACTCCGGTCTTTCCACCCTCGACTTCGTGCGGTGGACCACGTGGCAGGAAGTCTCGCCCGCCGCGGCCGACCGCCTGTCGCGCGACGTGGGCATTTTTGCCGACGCCGAAGGATTGCCGGCGCACGCCGCCGCGGCGCGCGCATGGGGCGTGAACGCATGA